One window of the Montipora foliosa isolate CH-2021 chromosome 4, ASM3666993v2, whole genome shotgun sequence genome contains the following:
- the LOC138000227 gene encoding uncharacterized protein, which produces MACAESQGDIHKLTILDYQKLEIKKALGRGAFGVVFVAKYNGHGIPSLVVMKRILEPVVETTRNLFMKEAKLLSGLNHENIVQFFGICNHPLVIILEYVFFDCWPFLKRRIEINSVDKFLSEVSRLHKSDKRFDHVIPVIACDIANGLSYLHNRDIAHRDLKPMNVLISNQHYCHLEDGPELQSQMTSRPVICKLADFGESRSKLLQTDRCNDPNTNVVARGTTAFMAPEILLPEGISVLNVKLSMEDLKRVDIWALGQVFYCLMNPGVSYPFEREGLDIPEIMLMHRRQQRPSFDAGYQTKHATVWAHVKKAFESCANHDPRARPTASQVVGALHGHQRKRRSARARRQTVSQWYYGAEGEAALKHVFAELTKVSDRDVDMSRNKTTQDISISLSCRGRKWILAFPTAFPRRNARLRSDGEEQSNIGGDTVEVAVKKIVSFLMAQNQEDPSFHQKGSPVSSRALQWYSGDEGEADLKYVHKEFKSIANEKVEMLRNTDTRDITLTFQREGQQWQIIFPSDFPKSPASLMKNGDEEEVIGGDNVKTATQAIVNYIISSREPSGGSFVESDGDTEAQWYASGEGESRLKYIFDEMEKIADGVVYISRNKGTRNVTLKFDRQDQSWQIKFPPNFPRDSVRMIRDDEECGDVGGNTIESVTNGIANFITGQTYSADNEDYGVFQQAAQTTSSQWYIGENGQTALKYVVNELSHITDSQVQMSRKINTHDITLRFQRLGHRWEIEFPSNFPGSNARITVNDCSYETVGGDTLETAVTAIKNSIFRKNPVVRIVPKSAKSCITH; this is translated from the exons ATGGCCTGTGCAGAGTCACAAGGAGATATTCATAAGCTTACAATTTTGGATTACCAAAAGCTTGAAATTAAGAAGGCCCTTGGACGCGGTGCTTTTGGTGTTGTATTTGTCGCGAAGTACAATGGCCACGGGATACCCAGTCTGGTTGTTATGAAACGAATTCTTGAACCTGTGGTTGAGACCACAAGGAATTTGTTCATGAAGGAAGCCAAGCTGTTAAGTGGTCTTAATCACGAAAACATCGTGCAATTCTTCGGTATCTGCAACCATCCACTGGTTATAATCTTGGAATATGTATTCTTTGATTGCTGGCCGTTTCTCAAAAGACGAATTGAGATAAACAGCGTGGACAAGTTCCTTTCAGAGGTCTCTCGATTGCACAAATCAGACAAACGATTTGATCACGTGATTCCAGTCATAGCGTGTGACATCGCAAATGGACTTTCGTACCTTCATAATCGGGACATTGCTCATCGTGACCTAAAGCCTATGAACGTTTTAATATCGAACCAACACTACTGCCACCTGGAGGATGGTCCCGAACTGCAAAGTCAAATGACGTCAAGGCCGGTCATTTGCAAACTTGCTGATTTTGGCGAAAGTCGCTCAAAGCTGCTGCAAACCGACCGATGCAATGATCCTAATACCAACGTCGTTGCAAGAGGAACAACGGCCTTCATGGCCCCCGAAATTTTATTGCCCGAAGGAATCAGTGTTTTGAATGTGAAACTATCCATGGAAGACCTCAAAAGAGTCGATATCTGGGCACTGGGTCAGGTGTTTTATTGTCTCATGAATCCTGGTGTCTCGTACCCATTTGAGAGAGAAGGGCTGGATATTCCTGAAATAATGTTAATGCACAGACGACAACAACGCCCCTCATTTGATGCAGGTTACCAAACCAAACACGCCACTGTTTGGGCGCATgtcaaaaaagcctttgaatCTTGCGCGAATCACGATCCCAGGGCGAGACCTACTGCCTCTCAAGTCGTCGGAGCTCTGCATGGCCATCAACGAAAGAGAAGAAGCGCCCGAG CTCGGCGTCAAACCGTCTCCCAGTGGTACTATGGCGCTGAAGGTGAAGCTGCGCTTAAACACGTCTTTGCTGAATTGACGAAAGTTTCTGACCGAGATGTTGACATGAGTCGAAATAAAACCACTCAAGATATCTCAATAAGTCTTTCATGTCGTGGAAGGAAATGGATCTTGGCGTTTCCTACAGCCTTTCCAAGGCGTAATGCCAGATTGCGAAGTGATGGAGAAGAGCAGAGCAACATTGGTGGAGATACCGTGGAAGTGGCTGTTAAAAAGATAGTGAGTTTCTTGATGGCGCAAAATCAGGAAGATCCTTCATTTCATCAAAAAGGCAGCCCTGTCTCTAGCCGCGCCCTTCAGTGGTATTCTGGCGACGAAGGGGAAGCAGATTTAAAGTACGTTCACAAAGAATTCAAGAGCATCGCTAACGAAAAAGTAGAAATGCTTCGAAATACAGACACGCGAGATATTACCTTAACCTTTCAGCGAGAGGGACAGCAATGGCAAATCATTTTTCCCTCTGACTTTCCAAAGTCTCCAGCAAGTTTGATGAAGAATGGAGATGAGGAAGAAGTCATCGGGGGAGACAATGTAAAGACTGCCACCCAAGCGATTGTGAATTACATTATTTCATCACGAGAACCTTCGGGAGGCTCATTTGTCGAGTCAGACGGCGACACCGAGGCTCAGTGGTATGCTAGCGGTGAAGGAGAGTCGCGtcttaaatacatttttgacgAAATGGAAAAAATTGCTGACGGTGTTGTGTATATAAGTCGTAACAAAGGCACTCGAAATGTTACCTTGAAATTCGATCGTCAAGACCAATCCTGGCAAATCAAATTTcctcctaattttccaagagataGTGTCAGAATGATAAGAGACGACGAAGAATGTGGTGATGTTGGTGGCAACACTATAGAAAGTGTTACCAATGGCATAGCTAACTTTATAACTGGTCAGACTTACTCTGCAGATAACGAAGACTATGGCGTGTTTCAACAAGCGGCTCAAACGACTTCCAGTCAGTGGTACATTGGAGAAAATGGGCAGACGGCTCTTAAGTATGTGGTTAATGAACTAAGCCACATCACAGACAGTCAAGTACAGATGAGTCGGAAAATAAACACACACGATATCACATTGAGATTTCAACGCCTCGGTCACCGATGGGAAATCGAATTTCCTTCTAATTTTCCTGGCTCAAACGCTAGGATAACGGTAAACGATTGCAGCTATGAAACGGTTGGTGGTGACACTCTGGAAACGGCTGTGACTGCAATTAAAAATTCAATATTTCGTAAAAACCCAGTGGTTCGAATTGTGCCCAAGTCAGCTAAATCATGCATTACGCACTGA